CCCCCGCTCCTGCGCCACGCCCCCTGCCTCCCCCCCCAGCCTGCAGGAGGCGCCCTCCCTACCCCGGCTGTCCTCCTGGTGGGCCCTGGATTAATAAAGATGCATGGAGCTTTACGGCAGCTGCTGTGTGTGCGTGTCTGATTTCTCACGGCTCAAGCCTCGGCTTCTCTTTCCCGCCCCACAGGGGCCACACAGCTCCGTCTCCTGTCCCCTCTGCCCATGTGTGTCTGCTGCTTTCTCTCACATCTCTCAGTCTCTGCTTCCTTCTGTCCCCGTTCTGAGCCTTCCCTTTTTCCAGTGTCTCTGCTCATTACTCTTCACTCTCGcttctctgcctctgtttccATTCTGTCTCCAGGAAACAAGTCCTACAACAAATCCACCCCTGGGCAAAAAAGCAACCTCTCCCGGCCTCGGTTTGCCCACCTTCACCTGCTGACACCTGCTTCAGAGAGGTGTTGTGACTCAAAGACCTGAGGCCACCGTCATGGTGAAACCACTGTGGTTTTTTCCCACTCTCGTTCTCCCTGTTGTCTGAGCTGATTCTGCTCCTGCCCCTCCTGGCCTCTGTCTCAGTCCTGCTCTCCCTAAGGGGCTTCatttttctgctttctgtcttctttcaccTCTCTCtgtgctctctccctcctccGGTTTTTCTTGCCCCCCGCCCTGcttgtttcctttttcccttctcgCTCCTTCCTCCAGGTGTGTCTTCCCCACCATTCTCTTGTCCTTGGGCCCTCTGCCTGTCTCCCTCCTGCTGGGTTAGCAAGTCCCTTCCCTCTGAGCTGTGCTTCCCTGTCCTCTGTTCtcattctccttccttctctcctctggcTGGGATGTGAACCTATTGTCTATCCCGACAAGGCTACTGGGAGCTGGGTCCAGGCcgcagagggaagggagaggacacCCTGGGAGGGGCTGCACTGCCCCATGGAGGTCAGGCCTGGGAGATCAAGATGAGAGTTAACACTCAGAGAAGCAAGGTAtagatgcaaataatccataaatcaaaattggggtgagtttattatgagccaaatttgaggaccatatagtccAGGGCCTCCCTTCCCCaaagaaggaagggcatcaaagaagaggggtgtacagagtggttgtataccgtcaaagagcatgtatcacatatgattgcaatgtcccttttacaacagtcatgAGATTGCCCTGTCGGCACAGTGATTGATGGGCACAGCAGGTACCAGGTCTCCTGTCTCAAGtcgggtggtcacaggatgagcacagcaatcaaatcctagcctagggagaaatgctcatgcttaggaaatgccaatgtgggggaagttgcatccttatcttaagggcatttgttcttgtctttgggacatggtaaatgcttaaagcagatatacaatgcaagtTCAAAGGCCACaggaccttttggaaaaacaaggtcaggccgaattagttttacaccaattcgcttcctcatatgctccaatatatcctattgcttgccatttatttatcaaaggGTTGAAGCCGCGAGCCACCAAGGCTCTCCTCTTCCACGCCCTCAGTTCTCAGAGGAAGGGAGCAGGGTTCCCACCACAGGGGACAGGCCAGGCCTGCCCTTCTCCACGTCCCTCTGCCTGCTTGGGATCCTGCACACTCTGCACCACGAGAGCTTCCCAGCCCCGCCTGGAGTGCCCAGTGGAGGCGGCTCCCCCCAACAGATGACTCACCCAGAGCTGAGTCAGGAGGGGAAGGGTCAGAGGGCTCAGAGGCCAGGGGCCTGGTCCCCGCTCAGCATTCCACTGTTCCCTGTgtgccctggggctggggccacCCCTCTCAGCCTGTTCCCCCAGGCGTCAGGGAGAGAGGGGGCACCAGCCATGTGTCTCCCTGGAAGAGCTGAATTCTGAATCCTCACAGAGGAGAGTCTGAGCAGAGAGCGGTGTCCCCACTCACCACAGCCCCAGTCAGCTCTACCCGGGGaacaggggctggggaaggagctCAGGGGAACACAGGCTGGCAGGGGTGCTGGGGGGTGGAGGCTGATCCGAGCAGGGGTCCAGAGACACAGCCTGAAGTCCAGGAAGGGGAGGGACAAAAGGCCCGCATCCCACTTAGCCACTCACTGAGCCGTTGAATGGTCTaggctgtgcctcagtttccccagggtAAACAGAAACCCCTATAGCTGAGATGAGGATGGGACTGGAAAAACCAAGTTGTCATTCTCTTCCTTTGGGGCGGGGCAGGAGGAGCAGACAGTCAGGTGGGTGTCTGGGGGGGCTGGCTCACCAGGGAAGCAGATGTCAGGGAAGGCGGCTGGGGGCTGACAGGGACCACAAGTGCTGAGCTGGCCAGAGGGGTGTTGCAATCCTGCCAGGATAGTGACTGTGTGTCGCTTTCATCTCCAGGCTGACTCGTGGTTGTGGGGGCACGAGGCCAGCCAAGCTACAGTCTGGTGCCGGGACCCAACCCGCAGCTGCCAGGGGTCACTGGCGGTCAGAGGCAGCTGAGAAGTGGGGGAAGCACCGGATCCAGCCCTGGGAGGCTGATGGGGTGCTGGGAGGGAAATGGAGGGTGTTTGGTGCCTGGAGGGGCTTGAGAGGGGGAAGAAAAGCAGATGGAGTGTTTACAGGGGCCCTGAAGCCTTGGAGATGGGGGAGCAAGGGAAGAGGGGACCTGGGAGAATGGACGGAGGGGCACACACTGGGAGCCTTGCAGCTGAGGTTTTGCAGTACAGACAGGCTGAAAAGACCCCTCCCCGAAAGGGAGAGTGGGGGCTGTGGAGACCCCAGGGAgcatccagggagggctgcatgcTCCCAGATGCAAGTTGTGGGACTTGAGGAGCAAGTCTGAGAGTGAGATTGGAGGTGCTGTGGTGGTAGTAGGAGTGGGGGGCAGACTGTGTGACGCCAGAGTGTGGAGTGGGAGTTGTTTGGGCTTGATGGGgtccagggcaggctgccccaagatgtgccactctggtataaGGATTATTTCGAGacgaagacaataaaggctcagaagactcagaaagaaacttggaCCTCCCCctctactaactgcctaaaagaatttaagatacaaggcctgtccccaggacaggccatcaccatagatgtCTCTGGGTATAGATAGACTGGGATGGtccttgctaaacccattcttatcaaagctctgaaaaccaagtaaaagtagaagttaccctttgtaagggacatttacctttataagggaaatctccatttgtaaaggtatctccctctctgtaccgggaagaaggggggatgacctcatctgtagaaactcttatcagtgtggaaggcgaggacttaaatctgcatattagCCTTACTCTTggttactgtgcttttctggtaatctcccatagctgaccaccccccaacatcctcctttgtctttagctgaagatagtattgaagaggagaacctctgccattttgtcattACCcaggttttcctgggtctctcccatgtagaCATGTTatgaagctttgtttgattttctcctgttaatctgtctcatgtcaatttaatttgtagcccagccagaaaggacccagagtgggtagaggttAGTCTTCCTCCCTTTCAGGCTGAAGAGGCTTGTGAAGAAGGGGGTGGAGGGTACAGTGTGAACTGATTCCTGAGTCAcccagagagagactgagagcccactgaggctggggggaggggctggagcagGCTGAGGTCCCCACAGTCAGGGAGATTTGGAGGTGCGGGTGATGAACAGCAAGAGGCTTTGGGCCAAAGGGACCCAACCCGCTCCCACCAGCAAGGGGCCCAAATGGAAAAGGTGAGAGGACACGGGGAGGCAGGCCCAGGGGAGGCCCAGGGGAGGGAAGGCAacctgccccacccctccccagcctAATAAAGGCCCAGGCCAGCCAGGCTCCCTCACCTCACCTGTCCCTCACTGGTCCAGGCAGGTGCTCACCTGTTCTGTCCATCATTGGTCCAGGCAGGTGCTCACCTGTCCTGTCCCTCACTGGTCCAGGTAGGTGCTCGCTGACTTGCCGGGAGggacctgggggagggagaagggtctCACTGATCacccccatccttgcctctgcctCCAGAGTGCCCCTCCCACCAGCCATGAGGCTCCTCCTGTCGCTCCCGGTCCTGCTGGTGGCTCTGTGGATGGTCTGCGAAGGTAAAAGAGGAGAGGAGACTCTGGGAGATTGAGATGAGGGAGTGCGAAGCTGGCCACGGGCCTGGGGTCCAGGCTTAGAGGACCCTTGAGAGCTCTGGGGCCCCTCCTGTAATCTGGTTCCCCTACTGTCCACCgatcacccccaccccccaccccgcctgCTGGGTCTCAGGATCTCTAAAAGGCAGTCTAGTAGGTGGGAAATCTGCCCGGTGGAGCCCTAGCAACTGATGACGTACTGACTCTCACCCCTCCAGGATTGGCTGTCTTGCTTTTACAGCCTGGCAAGGTCCATGGGGGGAGGTGTCTAGTGGTGACAGTAAGGCAATTCCAGCAGCTTGAGTCCCACCTGGGTGCGCCACTACCCTCCCCACATTCTAACACCATGATTCCCAGGGATCTCCTTTCCCGTCCCTGGAATCTCATCCTAAATCCTCCCAATACTGAAATGTTTGCACCCCTACCCATCTGCTGGGCAGGCCCAACTCCAGCCCAGGCTGACCCAGAGCCAGCCGGGATCTTCGATTTCATCTCGGGTGTGCTGAAGAAGATTGGAAAGAGCCTGGGGAAGAACACCGTGAAATCCATCAGCAAGATCAACAAGAAGGATGTTGCTAAATTGACCTGGTCAGGACTCTTCCCAGGGCATGGGAGGGCAGGGGTGTATCGATGAACacattggggaaactgaggctgggagaggctgACAAGGTCCCTGTGGTCACACAGCTGTATCTCTGGGTGCTCAGACTCGGGGGACAGGTTCCCTGACTCCATCCAGGCTCACTGTGGACATGGTCCTGGGTGGTGGTGAAAGACCCAAGCCGGGGACTTGGACAGACCTGCGTCCACAGGCTGGGGAAGACCCACTCCTCCCTCTCTGATCAGGAGCCTCAGTGTCTGCATCTGTACAATGGGTGGTTCTGGGGGAAGGAAACTGGAGGACTTGCGTCGTGCCGGGCACAGTGCAGATGCTCCATAATCATTTCACCCCCAGTGGCTCTGTCTGAGGAGTGAGAAAAGCATCCATTCCTGAACAGATATTCATGGAGCATCTGCTAAGGGCCGGGACCTGTTCCAATGTGGGCAATAATCATGACGAACAAGATGAAGTCTCAGCCCACGGGGAGCCGACATTCTTGGGGGAGGCAGAGCGGGGAGGAACAGACCATGAATGAGGGGATTCCAGGAGATGAGCCAGAGGGAGCTGAGCACTGAGAAGACAATAACAGGGTGGGTGTGAACAACCAAGGACGGGGAGGGGCTTTTGTAGACAAGGAGACTGGGTCTTCTCTGAAGAGATAACATTTTCAATCAGAATCTGAATGATAGGAAAATCCACCCAGGACTAGAAATTTGGAGAGAATGTTCCTTGTGGAGGGggcatgcaaaggccctgaggcaggaagatCTGCACATAATCAAGGAGAGGGTGACATCTAGGCCAGGGGCACAGCCTGGGCAAAGGCAGGGAGGCTGGAAAGTGCCCTTGAATCAGCAGGGGATGGTCAGGGCAAGAGCAGGCTTGGGAGCTAGAGAGGGCAGCCTTGAAACCAGGCCAGGGTGAGGTGTTCTGACTTCCAGGGGCTCTGGTCCATCTCGGAAACAGGCACAGAAGTGGGGCCACCCAGCTTGGGGCTCCTCTGAATCTTCTTGGGGGAAGGGAAAGATCAAGGTGTCAGGTTGGGGGTGGAGGTTGGGCATTTAGAGGGAGGCAAAACACAATGACctctcccccatctctccctaCAGGAAAGCGGCATCAAAGGCGATTGGAAAACTACCAGATATAATAGAACACATTCCCTCTCGACACGAGGAGAATCCACCCCTTACCCCTCCACCCAAGGAGGATCCACCTGTTACCCCTACACAGAAGGAGGATCCACCCGTCACCCCTCCACACAAGAAGGATGCACCCGTTACCCCTACACACAAGAAGGATGCACCTGTTACTCCTACACACGAGAAGGATGCACCTGTTACCCCTACGCACAAGAAGCATGCACCTGTTACCCCTATGCACAAGAAGGATGCACCTGTTACCCCTACGCACAAGAAGCATGCACCTGTTACCCCTATGCACAAGAAGCATGCACCTGTTACCCCTATGCACAAGAAGGATGCACCTGTTACCCCTACGCACAAGAAGCATGCACCTGTTACTCCTACGCACAAGAAGCATGCACCTGTTACCCCTACACACAAGAAGCATGCACCTGTTGCCCCTATGCACAAGAAGGATGCACCTGTTGCCCCTACGCACAAGAAGCATGCACCTGTTGCCCCTACACACAAGAAGCATGCACCTGTTACCCCTACGCACAAGAAGGATGCACCTGTTACCCCTACATGTGAGAAGGATGCACCCGTTACCCCTACACACAAGGAAGatcctcccctcttctctcctgcTGTGCCCCAGACAGAGGCTCTGAAGTTCTCCACATCCCCAGCCTCTGTGCCGAAGACTTCCCACGTGACGTGTCAtatcccctccaccccccaccagcAATAAAAATCCTAGAGAGAATTCTGCGTGCTTCTTTGCTGTGGGGATGGGGTTATCGGGACAGAGTGGGGGTTGCGCCTTCAGGAAAGAGAGGCAAGGTCTCACCTTATTGAGCGTTCTCTACTTGCTCTGTGCTGAGGCCTTAGAACGTCACGATCTCAAAagaatcctcacaaaaaccttgGGAGATGGGCTCTATAAATGCCTTGAGGGCATTGAGACCTGAGAGTGACACCAAACCGCTTAATCTCAAGTTTTGATTCCGGCTCAAGACAGGGTTGACATacgggaagccatattgtagaaaagaaaccctgttgtaactttgaatgacctctgactaactagccCAGCTGGACACACACCCTCctggagatctaactgctctgtagattttacgaccccggcttgtgcatgtacctcccagctgcgacaAGATGGTAATTTTGTCCTTTTGAGTTCCTttggaatgtgatgacccccgaacagacaGTCTGTGCTGATAGGCACCATCAATGGagactgaaagatctggtgtggtgactcccagtctgtaacaccagagggtcaacattcctaacccctccccaataacccaacgGCTGATATagctgctgtaagattttgtgcccccttaagatggttctttcagacattggtcagccatcttcccccttgctagcaagctatagtaaaaagtcctttctctgccaccatcttgcctgtTGACAATTGGGTTTTGTCTCGCAGCAAGCAGATGgtgccctttgtgcggtaacaaAAATCTGGCAACTCTGGCGGGACCTTAAAGTCCCTGCTCATGGCCAGCTGACCTGGGACAGGCGACTTGTCAGGTGAGTCCCTAGTGGCTGCCGAGGCTCTCTTTGTCTCGGGATCTGCCCTACTTGCTCTCCCGTGCCGACACCGACTGCCTCCTAATGCTCCCTATGGTGTAAAGAGAAAAGGCTACATCTGGTGTGTCGATGGGCTCACATCTGGAGTAGGGTAAGTCACCTTGGGGGTCCACCACCAAAAAttttccttcccctccatctgggctCCCCTCTTTGAGAAGCGAGACCATCCGGTTAATAGGGTGCCCTCCAGAGTGGGAAGATGTATAGGACTTCACCCAGAATCTGGGAACTGGTTCCCTGGTGTCTGgtttgtctgtgtctgtctgtgtctgtgtccataAAGAGCTCCAGGATCAGACATCTTTTGGGTGAGTGACATCATTAAAATGCGCCTGTGCCTAAAATTGTCTAATATCTCATCAGGATAGTGGGTTAGAGGCCCCACTGGTGAGATTTGTTTGCTGGGTTAAAGTCCCAAGGCTAGGATTCTGGGAGACAATACAAAAGGGTTACAGCCGCTGGGCCATTCAAAAGGATCAGGTGAGAGTCCCAAGCTCTGGGTTAGAGTCCCAGAGTATTGGATTTTGGTGTCTGTTCATGTTTGTCTATGTCTGagtgttttatttgttaaaattggctgtttggggactgagtttctTGGTGATCATAACAGactctctttagaaattaccttgtttgttgtggccaccttgggaaaagccccctaaaatggggataactgtaAACAGCTGACAAGGTAAGCCGGGACAATTTAAAATTACAATGGCAATTTTGGGGTCTTTTTGAGCCTCCAAACCAAGGAACAAGGAAAACTCTTTAATCTTTAAAGCGTCAAGGGCTCCACCTTTCGACGGAAAGCTTCCAGAAGCTGTAAATGGTTACAGAAAACAGCAGAATCTTACGAAGATTGTTTTGTGTCCTGAGGCCTTGGCTTGATAATTGTCAGGTTGGTGGGGGTGGTCCCAAAATACAGCCTGACAAAAATATAGATTCACCCCATTTTGAGGTCAGAGATAGTcagacagaaatgtgggttgcactCCTGTTTGTGGCTAAGAGTCCTACCAAACTGCCATCAGCCTCGggaattacattggcc
This genomic window from Diceros bicornis minor isolate mBicDic1 chromosome 34, mDicBic1.mat.cur, whole genome shotgun sequence contains:
- the LOC131396976 gene encoding DNA-directed RNA polymerase II subunit RPB1-like — translated: MRLLLSLPVLLVALWMVCEGPTPAQADPEPAGIFDFISGVLKKIGKSLGKNTVKSISKINKKDVAKLTWKAASKAIGKLPDIIEHIPSRHEENPPLTPPPKEDPPVTPTQKEDPPVTPPHKKDAPVTPTHKKDAPVTPTHEKDAPVTPTHKKHAPVTPMHKKDAPVTPTHKKHAPVTPMHKKHAPVTPMHKKDAPVTPTHKKHAPVTPTHKKHAPVTPTHKKHAPVAPMHKKDAPVAPTHKKHAPVAPTHKKHAPVTPTHKKDAPVTPTCEKDAPVTPTHKEDPPLFSPAVPQTEALKFSTSPASVPKTSHVTCHIPSTPHQQ